From Daphnia pulicaria isolate SC F1-1A chromosome 4, SC_F0-13Bv2, whole genome shotgun sequence, one genomic window encodes:
- the LOC124336237 gene encoding lipase lipl-1-like, whose translation MATVILVANAVVTVLLAWMTLNHFQLVEYDPMDIAVNQFQRLVFYSQLDGSVRAPPETFMTVPEIIQSRGYPVEIHHVTTEDGYILELHRIPGSVNEPVNTESTHKKKPVFLQHGIFATDFVWAVGPSNGSLAYILADHGYDVWMGNSRGNTYSRKHKTLDPDSEKYWDFTWEELGQYDLPNSIDYVLKVTGQQKVSYVGYSLGCAIFYVGANLRPELNDKIEVMIGLAPTSTVQVLDNAFKLVAPLSNPLKYVMQWTKTGLFLPSDGLSSRFLRFVCNSSQIGSATCQTINFYVFGYSETTDLSLVHVLVGHYPAGGSPKTMLQFFDNYNSGGNFTRFDYGESGNLERYGTAEAPKYQMELVTAPVYLLWSKTDPVSTPRDIEWLAMRLGNLKGSVEVNAPVFSHGDFFMSTQASKLVYEPLLKMLPPP comes from the exons ATGGCGACTGTAATTCTGGTTGCCAATGCTGTGGTCACCGTGTTGCTAGCATGGATGACGCTCAACCATTTTCAATTGGTGGAATACGATCCGATGGACATCGCAGTCAACCAATTTCAAAGGCTCGTTTTCTATTCGCAGCTGGACGGTAGCGTGAGAGCGCCACCCGAGACTTTTATGACAGTT CCGGAGATTATTCAAAGTCGAGGTTATCCGGTAGAAATTCATCACGTGACTACGGAAGACGGTTACATCCTTGAGCTGCATCGGATCCCTGGATCAGTCAACGAGCCCGTCAACACGGAAAGCACACATAAAAAGAAGCCCGTCTTTCTACAGCATGGCATCTTCGCGACTGACTTTGTGTGGGCTGTCGGACCGTCCAACGGCTCTCTAG CTTACATCTTGGCGGATCACGGCTACG atgTGTGGATGGGAAATTCAAGAGGCAACACGTACTCCAGGAAACATAAAACGTTGGATCCTGATTCTGAAAAATACTGGGATTTCAC ATGGGAAGAACTTGGCCAATATGATCTCCCGAATTCGATTGATTACGTCCTGAAAGTAACTGGCCAACAAAAAGTGTCGTACGTCGGTTACTCGCTCGGTTGCGCCATTTTCTACGTTGGCGCTAACCTCAGACCGGAACTAAACGACAAGATTGAAGTGATGATTGGATTAGCTCCAACATCCACTGTCCAAGTTTTGGACAACGCTTTTAAACTTGTCGCACCGTTGAGTAATCCACTTAAA tatGTGATGCAGTGGACTAAAACCGGATTATTCCTTCCTAGCGACGGACTATCAAGTCGCTTTCTACGGTTCGTGTGCAATTCCAGTCAAATTGGAAGCGCCACTTGTCAAACTATAAACTTTTATGTTTTTGGGTATTCGGAAACAACCGATTTG TCTTTGGTCCATGTATTAGTCGGGCATTACCCCGCCGGAGGATCTCCAAAGACAATGTTACAGTTCTTCGACAATTACAACTCGG GCGGAAATTTTACGCGTTTTGACTACGGCGAAAGTGGTAACTTGGAACGCTATGGAACAGCCGAAGCTCCCAAATACCAGATGGAACTAGTCACTGCCCCAGTTTACCTGCTGTGGTCGAAAACGGATCCGGTTTCAACCCCTCGG GATATCGAATGGTTGGCAATGCGATTAGGGAATTTGAAAGGGTCCGTCGAGGTGAACGCTCCGGTCTTTAGTCACGGCGATTTTTTCATGTCCACTCAAGCCTCAAAACTTGTGTACGAGCCACTACTTAAGATGCTCCCTCCTCCTTGA
- the LOC124336075 gene encoding prolyl endopeptidase FAP-like isoform X1 has protein sequence MNSGLSSGPHGGDDSTDREKNALYELVASAPSRKNWKGMLIAICVIFAILGCILASVIVMTPVDDGPRVKGSRFSLEDVLGDKFQPLKFNGSWLKNNQLLITDGNDNLQILDAPSGTLQPLLYNESIPVPPGSTYSLSPDNRFLLLTTDYRKRPGSIEEFEAKVYDLSTGIVYPIPSASPDERVPIQAVMWSPSPRNGALVYCHQNDIYYIPDITIDQTERITSDGSFNSISNGVPDWTYRAMAKQPAMWFSETGDRLSYIAFNDTAIPEIKLSIYSEPDSFELYTEQVLIRYPTPSSPIPRVSLRVVDLMEKDIVKELRPPLSIRDQEYYLTMVKWVNDQRICAIWTLRSQNVSLISFCDAGPWHCQTVSTIESGLEGWLDVGADMLFHPNGNSFLHLAPVQIDHTQDYFTNIIMVDAVKRHSWPVTQYKSEIHHLLGWDTNNGRNLVYYSASAEGGRSKRQVYRVEINGQKADQNTVECLTCSVQARHLAEQSSHSVTSSTSGSSSSSKSQAKNSTPLNFTSSHPNQYHSNSTCRYSNAILSPSLEYYVHECLGPTIPYVEVRSLPTNKLVKLIQVNRQLQLDSMDKAFPRKIQLKVPLLVDNTPWKRSQPDYVAVELYLPPGLKEEESTVYPLLVWTTDEPATVSVTDEWKMDWATYMASGRDVIVAKIDLHGSQGSGHLLRNSIYRQPGVLEAVDLIQTTKILQETFAFISPIKTALIGSHYGGFLSLYTLANDPGAVFGCGIAISPVSSWKTLTAPYAERYLGLLSEREGQRHYFEADLTTCTKNLHAKKVFLLHGTLEEKYHVTHSMLIAKSLIEKRFSFQQQLYPDANYQMMLRNAQMYESIDIFLNGCYDGREMPELDNTLHKGD, from the exons atgaactccGGACTTTCCAGCGGACCCCATGGAGGGGATGACAGCACTGACAgggagaaaaacgcactttac GAATTGGTGGCGTCAGCTCCCAGTCGGAAAAACTGGAAAGGGATGCTTATTGCTATCTGTGTCATATTCGCTATTCTCG GTTGCATTTTGGCTTCCGTGATTGTCATGACTCCTGTAGATGACGGACCTCGTGTAAAAG GCTCGAGATTCTCTTTGGAGGATGTGCTGGGCGATAAATTCCAACCGCTGAAATTCAACGGGTCCTGGTTGAAAAACAACCAACTCTTGATTACCGACGGAAATGATAACCTGCAAATATTGGATGCTCCTAGTGGGACTCTTCAGCCACTCTTGTACAACGAGTCTATT CCGGTGCCACCAGGATCAACATATTCTTTATCACCAGACAATCGATTTCTCCTTCTCACAACTGATTACAGAAAG AGACCCGGAAGCATCGAGGAATTTGAGGCGAAAGTTTACGACCTTTCCACAGG AATCGTTTACCCCATACCCTCCGCCTCCCCGGATGAACGTGTGCCGATTCAGGCCGTCATGTGGAGTCCCTCCCCCCGTAATGGCGCACTTGTGTACTGCCACCAGAATGACATTTATTACATTCCGGATATTACTATTGATCAAACCGAGAGAATAACTTCAGATGGATCTTTTAATAGCATTTCTAATGGGGTGCCAGACTGGACCTATAGAG CAATGGCAAAGCAACCAGCAATGTGGTTCTCTGAGACCGGTGATCGCCTGTCATACATCGCATTCAATGACACCGCCATACCGGAGATCAAACTTTCGATTTACAGCGAACCTGATTCTTTTGAATTGTACACTGAGCAAGTTCTCATACGCTATCCAACG CCTTCGTCACCGATCCCCCGAGTCAGTTTGCGCGTTGTTGATTTGATGGAAAAAGATATCGTCAAAGAATTGCGGCCGCCATTAAGCATAAGAGACca GGAGTATTATCTAACAATGGTCAAATGGGTTAACGACCAAAGAATATGCGCCATTTGGACTTTACGCTCGCAGAACGTTTCTCTGATTTCTTTTTGCGATGCCGGACCGTGGCATTGTCAAacg GTATCTACCATTGAAAGTGGTTTGGAAGGATGGCTTGATGTGGGTGCTGATATGCTTTTCCATCCCAACGGAAACTCCTTCCTTCACTTGGCGCCAGTTCAAATAGACCACACGCAAGATTATTTCACCAACATCATTATGGTTGACGCCGTCAAGAGACATTCGTGGCCTGTCACCCAATACAAATCAGAAATCCATCACCTGCTCGGATGGGATACGAACAATGGGCGAAACCTTGT GTATTACTCGGCTTCAGCCGAAGGTGGCCGATCGAAAAGACAAGTCTACAGGGTTGAAATCAACGGCCAAAAAGCCGATCAGAACACCGTCGAGtgtctgacgtgctctgttcaGGCTCGTCATCTGGCCGAGCAGTCCTCACATTCAGTTACTTCCTCTACTtccggttcttcttcttcgtccaaATCTCAAGCGAAAAATTCGACTCCTTTGAATTTCACGAGTTCGCATCCGAACCAGTACCACTCGAACTCTACGTGCCGTTATTCCAACGCCATACTGAGTCCGAGCCTCGAGTACTACGTGCACGAATGCCTAGGACCTACTATACCCTATGTTGAAGTTCGATCGCTGCCGACCAACAAATTGGTCAAATTGATTCAAGTTAATCGACAGTTGCAGTTGGATTCGATGGACAAAGCATTCCCTAGAAAGATACAACTCAAAGTCCCGTTGCTCGTCGACAACACTCCTTGGAAGAGGAGTCAACCTGATTATGTTGCCGTTGAACTTTATTTGCCACCCGGCTTGAAAGAGGAAGAATCGACAGTTTACCCATTACTAGTTTGGAC GACCGACGAACCGGCAACGGTCAGTGTCACAGATGAATGGAAAATGGACTGG GCAACTTACATGGCTTCAGGCCGGGACGTGATCGTAGCGAAAATTGACTTGCACGGATCGCAAGGAAGTGGTCATCTGCTCCGGAATTCCATTTACCGGCAGCCCGGGGTTTTGGAGGCGGTAGATTTAATTCAAACAACAAA AATATTGCAAGAAACATTTGCGTTCATCAGTCCGATTAAAACCGCATTAATTGGCTCTCACTATGGTGGATTCCTTTCTCTTTATACTCTGGCCAACGACCCAGGGGCAGTTTTTGGCTGCGGGATTGCAATATCACCCGTTTCGTCCTGGAAGACACTAA CCGCTCCTTACGCCGAACGTTACCTCGGCCTTCTCAGTGAACGCGAAGGACAGCGCCACTATTTCGAAGCTGATTTGACTACCTGCACCAAGAATTTACACGCTAAAAAAGTCTTCCTTTTGCATGGAACTTTGGAGGAAAAGTACCACGTAACTCATTCGATGCTGATCGCCAAGAGTTTGATCGAGAAACGGTTTTCATTTCAGCAACAG TTGTATCCGGATGCCAACTACCAGATGATGTTGCGTAACGCCCAGATGTACGAGAGCATAGACATATTTTTGAACGGCTGCTACGACGGAAGAGAAATGCCTGAACTAGATAACACACTCCACAAGGGAGATTAA
- the LOC124336075 gene encoding prolyl endopeptidase FAP-like isoform X2 — MAAMGEEAKFYAEEELVASAPSRKNWKGMLIAICVIFAILGCILASVIVMTPVDDGPRVKGSRFSLEDVLGDKFQPLKFNGSWLKNNQLLITDGNDNLQILDAPSGTLQPLLYNESIPVPPGSTYSLSPDNRFLLLTTDYRKRPGSIEEFEAKVYDLSTGIVYPIPSASPDERVPIQAVMWSPSPRNGALVYCHQNDIYYIPDITIDQTERITSDGSFNSISNGVPDWTYRAMAKQPAMWFSETGDRLSYIAFNDTAIPEIKLSIYSEPDSFELYTEQVLIRYPTPSSPIPRVSLRVVDLMEKDIVKELRPPLSIRDQEYYLTMVKWVNDQRICAIWTLRSQNVSLISFCDAGPWHCQTVSTIESGLEGWLDVGADMLFHPNGNSFLHLAPVQIDHTQDYFTNIIMVDAVKRHSWPVTQYKSEIHHLLGWDTNNGRNLVYYSASAEGGRSKRQVYRVEINGQKADQNTVECLTCSVQARHLAEQSSHSVTSSTSGSSSSSKSQAKNSTPLNFTSSHPNQYHSNSTCRYSNAILSPSLEYYVHECLGPTIPYVEVRSLPTNKLVKLIQVNRQLQLDSMDKAFPRKIQLKVPLLVDNTPWKRSQPDYVAVELYLPPGLKEEESTVYPLLVWTTDEPATVSVTDEWKMDWATYMASGRDVIVAKIDLHGSQGSGHLLRNSIYRQPGVLEAVDLIQTTKILQETFAFISPIKTALIGSHYGGFLSLYTLANDPGAVFGCGIAISPVSSWKTLTAPYAERYLGLLSEREGQRHYFEADLTTCTKNLHAKKVFLLHGTLEEKYHVTHSMLIAKSLIEKRFSFQQQLYPDANYQMMLRNAQMYESIDIFLNGCYDGREMPELDNTLHKGD, encoded by the exons ATGGCTGCCATGGGTGAAGAGGCAAAATTCTATGCTGAAGAG GAATTGGTGGCGTCAGCTCCCAGTCGGAAAAACTGGAAAGGGATGCTTATTGCTATCTGTGTCATATTCGCTATTCTCG GTTGCATTTTGGCTTCCGTGATTGTCATGACTCCTGTAGATGACGGACCTCGTGTAAAAG GCTCGAGATTCTCTTTGGAGGATGTGCTGGGCGATAAATTCCAACCGCTGAAATTCAACGGGTCCTGGTTGAAAAACAACCAACTCTTGATTACCGACGGAAATGATAACCTGCAAATATTGGATGCTCCTAGTGGGACTCTTCAGCCACTCTTGTACAACGAGTCTATT CCGGTGCCACCAGGATCAACATATTCTTTATCACCAGACAATCGATTTCTCCTTCTCACAACTGATTACAGAAAG AGACCCGGAAGCATCGAGGAATTTGAGGCGAAAGTTTACGACCTTTCCACAGG AATCGTTTACCCCATACCCTCCGCCTCCCCGGATGAACGTGTGCCGATTCAGGCCGTCATGTGGAGTCCCTCCCCCCGTAATGGCGCACTTGTGTACTGCCACCAGAATGACATTTATTACATTCCGGATATTACTATTGATCAAACCGAGAGAATAACTTCAGATGGATCTTTTAATAGCATTTCTAATGGGGTGCCAGACTGGACCTATAGAG CAATGGCAAAGCAACCAGCAATGTGGTTCTCTGAGACCGGTGATCGCCTGTCATACATCGCATTCAATGACACCGCCATACCGGAGATCAAACTTTCGATTTACAGCGAACCTGATTCTTTTGAATTGTACACTGAGCAAGTTCTCATACGCTATCCAACG CCTTCGTCACCGATCCCCCGAGTCAGTTTGCGCGTTGTTGATTTGATGGAAAAAGATATCGTCAAAGAATTGCGGCCGCCATTAAGCATAAGAGACca GGAGTATTATCTAACAATGGTCAAATGGGTTAACGACCAAAGAATATGCGCCATTTGGACTTTACGCTCGCAGAACGTTTCTCTGATTTCTTTTTGCGATGCCGGACCGTGGCATTGTCAAacg GTATCTACCATTGAAAGTGGTTTGGAAGGATGGCTTGATGTGGGTGCTGATATGCTTTTCCATCCCAACGGAAACTCCTTCCTTCACTTGGCGCCAGTTCAAATAGACCACACGCAAGATTATTTCACCAACATCATTATGGTTGACGCCGTCAAGAGACATTCGTGGCCTGTCACCCAATACAAATCAGAAATCCATCACCTGCTCGGATGGGATACGAACAATGGGCGAAACCTTGT GTATTACTCGGCTTCAGCCGAAGGTGGCCGATCGAAAAGACAAGTCTACAGGGTTGAAATCAACGGCCAAAAAGCCGATCAGAACACCGTCGAGtgtctgacgtgctctgttcaGGCTCGTCATCTGGCCGAGCAGTCCTCACATTCAGTTACTTCCTCTACTtccggttcttcttcttcgtccaaATCTCAAGCGAAAAATTCGACTCCTTTGAATTTCACGAGTTCGCATCCGAACCAGTACCACTCGAACTCTACGTGCCGTTATTCCAACGCCATACTGAGTCCGAGCCTCGAGTACTACGTGCACGAATGCCTAGGACCTACTATACCCTATGTTGAAGTTCGATCGCTGCCGACCAACAAATTGGTCAAATTGATTCAAGTTAATCGACAGTTGCAGTTGGATTCGATGGACAAAGCATTCCCTAGAAAGATACAACTCAAAGTCCCGTTGCTCGTCGACAACACTCCTTGGAAGAGGAGTCAACCTGATTATGTTGCCGTTGAACTTTATTTGCCACCCGGCTTGAAAGAGGAAGAATCGACAGTTTACCCATTACTAGTTTGGAC GACCGACGAACCGGCAACGGTCAGTGTCACAGATGAATGGAAAATGGACTGG GCAACTTACATGGCTTCAGGCCGGGACGTGATCGTAGCGAAAATTGACTTGCACGGATCGCAAGGAAGTGGTCATCTGCTCCGGAATTCCATTTACCGGCAGCCCGGGGTTTTGGAGGCGGTAGATTTAATTCAAACAACAAA AATATTGCAAGAAACATTTGCGTTCATCAGTCCGATTAAAACCGCATTAATTGGCTCTCACTATGGTGGATTCCTTTCTCTTTATACTCTGGCCAACGACCCAGGGGCAGTTTTTGGCTGCGGGATTGCAATATCACCCGTTTCGTCCTGGAAGACACTAA CCGCTCCTTACGCCGAACGTTACCTCGGCCTTCTCAGTGAACGCGAAGGACAGCGCCACTATTTCGAAGCTGATTTGACTACCTGCACCAAGAATTTACACGCTAAAAAAGTCTTCCTTTTGCATGGAACTTTGGAGGAAAAGTACCACGTAACTCATTCGATGCTGATCGCCAAGAGTTTGATCGAGAAACGGTTTTCATTTCAGCAACAG TTGTATCCGGATGCCAACTACCAGATGATGTTGCGTAACGCCCAGATGTACGAGAGCATAGACATATTTTTGAACGGCTGCTACGACGGAAGAGAAATGCCTGAACTAGATAACACACTCCACAAGGGAGATTAA
- the LOC124336075 gene encoding prolyl endopeptidase FAP-like isoform X3, which translates to MLIAICVIFAILGCILASVIVMTPVDDGPRVKGSRFSLEDVLGDKFQPLKFNGSWLKNNQLLITDGNDNLQILDAPSGTLQPLLYNESIPVPPGSTYSLSPDNRFLLLTTDYRKRPGSIEEFEAKVYDLSTGIVYPIPSASPDERVPIQAVMWSPSPRNGALVYCHQNDIYYIPDITIDQTERITSDGSFNSISNGVPDWTYRAMAKQPAMWFSETGDRLSYIAFNDTAIPEIKLSIYSEPDSFELYTEQVLIRYPTPSSPIPRVSLRVVDLMEKDIVKELRPPLSIRDQEYYLTMVKWVNDQRICAIWTLRSQNVSLISFCDAGPWHCQTVSTIESGLEGWLDVGADMLFHPNGNSFLHLAPVQIDHTQDYFTNIIMVDAVKRHSWPVTQYKSEIHHLLGWDTNNGRNLVYYSASAEGGRSKRQVYRVEINGQKADQNTVECLTCSVQARHLAEQSSHSVTSSTSGSSSSSKSQAKNSTPLNFTSSHPNQYHSNSTCRYSNAILSPSLEYYVHECLGPTIPYVEVRSLPTNKLVKLIQVNRQLQLDSMDKAFPRKIQLKVPLLVDNTPWKRSQPDYVAVELYLPPGLKEEESTVYPLLVWTTDEPATVSVTDEWKMDWATYMASGRDVIVAKIDLHGSQGSGHLLRNSIYRQPGVLEAVDLIQTTKILQETFAFISPIKTALIGSHYGGFLSLYTLANDPGAVFGCGIAISPVSSWKTLTAPYAERYLGLLSEREGQRHYFEADLTTCTKNLHAKKVFLLHGTLEEKYHVTHSMLIAKSLIEKRFSFQQQLYPDANYQMMLRNAQMYESIDIFLNGCYDGREMPELDNTLHKGD; encoded by the exons ATGCTTATTGCTATCTGTGTCATATTCGCTATTCTCG GTTGCATTTTGGCTTCCGTGATTGTCATGACTCCTGTAGATGACGGACCTCGTGTAAAAG GCTCGAGATTCTCTTTGGAGGATGTGCTGGGCGATAAATTCCAACCGCTGAAATTCAACGGGTCCTGGTTGAAAAACAACCAACTCTTGATTACCGACGGAAATGATAACCTGCAAATATTGGATGCTCCTAGTGGGACTCTTCAGCCACTCTTGTACAACGAGTCTATT CCGGTGCCACCAGGATCAACATATTCTTTATCACCAGACAATCGATTTCTCCTTCTCACAACTGATTACAGAAAG AGACCCGGAAGCATCGAGGAATTTGAGGCGAAAGTTTACGACCTTTCCACAGG AATCGTTTACCCCATACCCTCCGCCTCCCCGGATGAACGTGTGCCGATTCAGGCCGTCATGTGGAGTCCCTCCCCCCGTAATGGCGCACTTGTGTACTGCCACCAGAATGACATTTATTACATTCCGGATATTACTATTGATCAAACCGAGAGAATAACTTCAGATGGATCTTTTAATAGCATTTCTAATGGGGTGCCAGACTGGACCTATAGAG CAATGGCAAAGCAACCAGCAATGTGGTTCTCTGAGACCGGTGATCGCCTGTCATACATCGCATTCAATGACACCGCCATACCGGAGATCAAACTTTCGATTTACAGCGAACCTGATTCTTTTGAATTGTACACTGAGCAAGTTCTCATACGCTATCCAACG CCTTCGTCACCGATCCCCCGAGTCAGTTTGCGCGTTGTTGATTTGATGGAAAAAGATATCGTCAAAGAATTGCGGCCGCCATTAAGCATAAGAGACca GGAGTATTATCTAACAATGGTCAAATGGGTTAACGACCAAAGAATATGCGCCATTTGGACTTTACGCTCGCAGAACGTTTCTCTGATTTCTTTTTGCGATGCCGGACCGTGGCATTGTCAAacg GTATCTACCATTGAAAGTGGTTTGGAAGGATGGCTTGATGTGGGTGCTGATATGCTTTTCCATCCCAACGGAAACTCCTTCCTTCACTTGGCGCCAGTTCAAATAGACCACACGCAAGATTATTTCACCAACATCATTATGGTTGACGCCGTCAAGAGACATTCGTGGCCTGTCACCCAATACAAATCAGAAATCCATCACCTGCTCGGATGGGATACGAACAATGGGCGAAACCTTGT GTATTACTCGGCTTCAGCCGAAGGTGGCCGATCGAAAAGACAAGTCTACAGGGTTGAAATCAACGGCCAAAAAGCCGATCAGAACACCGTCGAGtgtctgacgtgctctgttcaGGCTCGTCATCTGGCCGAGCAGTCCTCACATTCAGTTACTTCCTCTACTtccggttcttcttcttcgtccaaATCTCAAGCGAAAAATTCGACTCCTTTGAATTTCACGAGTTCGCATCCGAACCAGTACCACTCGAACTCTACGTGCCGTTATTCCAACGCCATACTGAGTCCGAGCCTCGAGTACTACGTGCACGAATGCCTAGGACCTACTATACCCTATGTTGAAGTTCGATCGCTGCCGACCAACAAATTGGTCAAATTGATTCAAGTTAATCGACAGTTGCAGTTGGATTCGATGGACAAAGCATTCCCTAGAAAGATACAACTCAAAGTCCCGTTGCTCGTCGACAACACTCCTTGGAAGAGGAGTCAACCTGATTATGTTGCCGTTGAACTTTATTTGCCACCCGGCTTGAAAGAGGAAGAATCGACAGTTTACCCATTACTAGTTTGGAC GACCGACGAACCGGCAACGGTCAGTGTCACAGATGAATGGAAAATGGACTGG GCAACTTACATGGCTTCAGGCCGGGACGTGATCGTAGCGAAAATTGACTTGCACGGATCGCAAGGAAGTGGTCATCTGCTCCGGAATTCCATTTACCGGCAGCCCGGGGTTTTGGAGGCGGTAGATTTAATTCAAACAACAAA AATATTGCAAGAAACATTTGCGTTCATCAGTCCGATTAAAACCGCATTAATTGGCTCTCACTATGGTGGATTCCTTTCTCTTTATACTCTGGCCAACGACCCAGGGGCAGTTTTTGGCTGCGGGATTGCAATATCACCCGTTTCGTCCTGGAAGACACTAA CCGCTCCTTACGCCGAACGTTACCTCGGCCTTCTCAGTGAACGCGAAGGACAGCGCCACTATTTCGAAGCTGATTTGACTACCTGCACCAAGAATTTACACGCTAAAAAAGTCTTCCTTTTGCATGGAACTTTGGAGGAAAAGTACCACGTAACTCATTCGATGCTGATCGCCAAGAGTTTGATCGAGAAACGGTTTTCATTTCAGCAACAG TTGTATCCGGATGCCAACTACCAGATGATGTTGCGTAACGCCCAGATGTACGAGAGCATAGACATATTTTTGAACGGCTGCTACGACGGAAGAGAAATGCCTGAACTAGATAACACACTCCACAAGGGAGATTAA
- the LOC124336412 gene encoding nurim homolog yields MTFSTVFPIAYCTFVITLSGFTMWKVMWSVSTIQSSSENDSQPGQGLFFPMWLNAGLVALFVAQHSYLKTSQIGDYLRRHRITSSISRSIYVILTSVALQIIMALWTPITSYSLWRLNTDGSLLWWIFATIHVLSWASIYGGSVLLDLPDLIGIRQIYYFCLNLAETSDLKSTELQRLYKHKRHPGFMSIVVLLWITPFMSLDRFLLALAFTVYMAVAWEPTVDDRRYHQRQLERKQHEISYSNRRKQMQNSEFRNFRG; encoded by the exons ATGACATTTTCCACGGTTTTTCCCATTGCATATTGCACGTTTGTTATTACACTGAGTGGGTTTACAATGTGGAAGGTGATGTGGTCCGTATCAACCATTCAGTCATCAAGCGAAAATGATAGTCAGCCTGGCCAAggtcttttctttcctatGTGGCTCAATGCGGGTTTAGTTGCATTATTTGTTGCTCAGCACAGTTATTTGAAAACTAGTCAAATTGGAGATTACTTGCGTCGACACCGTATCACTTCGTCTATTTCAAGAAGTATTTATGTCATCCTCACTTCGGTGGCTCTTCAG atcATCATGGCACTGTGGACTCCAATTACCTCATATAGTTTGTGGCGGCTAAATACTGATGGCTCACTACTTTGGTGGATCTTTGCTACAATTCATGTTTTGTCATGGGCTAGTATATATGGAGGTTCAGTACTCCTTGATCTTCCAGATCTGATTGGCATCAGACAA ATTTACTATTTCTGCCTTAATCTGGCTGAGACTTCAGATCTGAAATCAACTGAACTTCAACGCCTCTACAAACACAAACGTCATCCAGGGTTTATGAGCATTGTAGTTCTGCTTTGGATCACTCCTTTTATGAG tttggACAGATTCCTTTTAGCTTTGGCTTTCACTGTTTACATGGCTGTAGCTTGGGAGCCAACAGTGGATGACAGACGCTATCATCAAAGACAGCTCGAACGCAAACAACATGAAATATCGTACAGTAACCGAAGGAAACAAATGCAAAACTCTGAGTTTAGAAATTTCAGAGGTTAA